In Alteracholeplasma palmae J233, a single genomic region encodes these proteins:
- a CDS encoding DNA-directed RNA polymerase subunit beta — MGYRTVQYGKKASRRNYSKMNYDIDLPNLIEIQTQSFERFYKEGVQELLKDISPIEGHNGDLKLYFEECFFAEPKYGILESKIRDINYSRQLSAKVKLENAVTGEIRESVVLMTELPMMTPAGTFVINGAERVVVSQIVRSAGAYFTSELDKKINRIKFTAQVIPTRGAWIEYEQGSKDILYAKLDRSKKVPMTTFMRALGFSTKKEIEETFGKSTLLTATFEKDESKTSDDAIIDLYSKLRQGEKVPADAAREFIRVRLFDRRRYDLAAVGRYKFNKKLDVLARAENTFLAEDLINKETGEVVFAKDTEITKEVIEQLKLHRNLFRKELISKEKNLENETPDEILATRMPDGGDALYAKENILNLRTGEVLVTKNTEITPEVITTLRRNRQAIDEKVIKYFLDSKDIYQKEVDRLGVIVESFEVYTYDESGDRNTNIKLIGNDQRENKEHITISDVVASLSYYLNLYDGLGSVDDIDHLGNRRLRLIGELLKNQFRIGLARAEKNIKDKMSTTSFADAAPANIINMTPLAGAIKTFFGSSQLSQFMDQINPLAELTQKRRVSALGTGGIARDRAGVEVRDVHNSHYGRLCPIETPEGPSIGLISSLATYARTDEYGFIQTPFLQVIHENGISKVSDKITYLTADQEAGEVIASAASPLNPDNSFKEERIIARSNGETGMYEQHEITFMDVSPKQIVSVATSSIPFLEHDDASRALMGANMQRQAVPLLAPESPIVGTGIEYRAAKDSGCVIVTKNAGYVTYADAKKIIITEEPTDVVSIGGRIIYEPNKEFNYMIAKELHDYGMAPESEYELIQFFRSNQDTLVLQKPIVVAGEYVEAGDIIADGPSTDQGELALGRNVTVAFMTWEGYNYEDAIIMSEELVKNDVYTSIHIDEYEIETRELKTGTGKEEITREIPNVGPDAIKNLDEKGIIIPGSEVKEGDILVGKITPKGIFEPSPSEKLIHAVIGEKSREYRDSSLRVPHGGGGVVQSIRYFSKKNGDILPSGVNETIRVYIAKKRKISEGDKMAGRHGNKGVISKILPKEDMPYMEDGTTVDIMLNPLGVPSRMNIGQILEIHLGISAKRLGIKVATPVFDGVEDKDLKDIMAEAGLEPDGKTTLYDGRTGEPYENRISVGVMYMIKLSHMVDDKLHARSVGPYTLVTQQPMGGKAQNGGQRFGEMEVWALYAYGAAHTLQEMLTVKSDDMIGRNKVYSAITHGKPIPKASIPESFRVLTRELQALGLYVELVDAATGENEATKSLVDQNKKGGLQ, encoded by the coding sequence ATGGGATATCGTACTGTCCAATACGGAAAGAAAGCAAGTCGTCGTAATTACTCAAAAATGAATTATGATATAGATTTACCAAATCTTATCGAAATACAGACTCAATCTTTCGAACGGTTCTATAAAGAAGGTGTACAAGAGTTGCTAAAAGACATCTCACCAATTGAAGGACATAACGGTGATTTAAAACTCTATTTTGAAGAGTGTTTTTTTGCCGAACCTAAATATGGTATTTTAGAGTCTAAAATTCGAGATATTAACTATTCTCGCCAATTATCAGCTAAGGTAAAACTTGAAAATGCTGTAACTGGTGAAATTAGAGAAAGTGTTGTTTTAATGACTGAATTACCAATGATGACCCCAGCAGGTACATTCGTAATTAATGGTGCTGAAAGAGTAGTTGTTTCACAAATTGTTCGTTCAGCTGGTGCTTATTTTACAAGTGAATTAGATAAGAAAATTAACCGCATTAAATTTACAGCACAAGTTATTCCCACTCGTGGAGCTTGGATTGAATATGAACAAGGCTCAAAAGACATTTTATACGCTAAATTAGATCGTTCTAAAAAAGTTCCAATGACTACTTTTATGCGTGCTTTAGGATTTAGTACTAAAAAAGAAATTGAAGAAACTTTTGGAAAGAGCACTTTATTAACTGCTACTTTTGAAAAGGATGAATCAAAAACTTCTGATGATGCAATCATTGACTTATATTCAAAATTGCGTCAAGGTGAAAAAGTTCCAGCTGATGCAGCACGTGAATTCATAAGAGTACGTTTATTTGATCGTCGTCGTTATGATTTAGCAGCTGTTGGACGTTATAAATTTAATAAAAAATTAGACGTTTTAGCAAGAGCAGAAAATACTTTCTTAGCAGAAGATTTAATTAATAAAGAAACTGGTGAAGTTGTATTTGCTAAAGATACTGAAATCACTAAAGAAGTTATTGAACAATTAAAATTACACCGTAACTTATTTAGAAAAGAACTTATTTCTAAAGAAAAGAACTTAGAAAATGAAACACCTGATGAAATTCTAGCAACTAGAATGCCAGATGGTGGGGATGCACTTTACGCTAAGGAAAACATTCTAAACTTAAGAACAGGCGAAGTTTTAGTTACTAAAAATACTGAAATTACTCCAGAAGTTATTACTACTTTAAGAAGAAACCGTCAAGCAATTGATGAAAAAGTAATTAAATACTTTTTAGACTCTAAAGATATTTATCAAAAAGAAGTTGATAGACTAGGTGTTATTGTTGAATCATTTGAAGTTTATACTTACGATGAATCAGGAGACCGTAATACTAATATCAAATTAATTGGTAATGATCAAAGAGAAAATAAAGAACACATTACAATTTCTGATGTTGTAGCAAGCTTAAGCTACTACTTAAACTTATATGATGGACTAGGTTCAGTTGATGATATTGACCACTTAGGAAACCGTCGTTTAAGATTAATCGGAGAATTATTGAAAAATCAATTTAGAATTGGTCTTGCAAGAGCAGAAAAGAATATTAAAGACAAAATGTCTACAACTTCATTTGCTGATGCTGCACCTGCTAATATTATTAATATGACACCACTTGCTGGTGCAATCAAAACTTTCTTTGGTAGTTCACAATTATCACAATTCATGGATCAAATTAATCCACTTGCTGAACTTACACAAAAAAGAAGAGTTTCTGCATTAGGTACTGGTGGTATCGCAAGAGATAGAGCCGGCGTTGAAGTACGTGACGTTCACAACTCTCACTACGGTAGACTTTGTCCAATTGAAACACCAGAAGGTCCATCAATTGGTCTTATTTCATCACTTGCTACATATGCAAGAACTGATGAATATGGATTTATCCAAACACCATTCTTACAAGTTATCCATGAAAATGGTATCTCAAAAGTATCAGATAAAATTACTTATTTAACAGCTGATCAAGAAGCTGGAGAAGTTATCGCATCTGCTGCATCGCCATTAAATCCAGATAATAGTTTCAAAGAAGAAAGAATTATCGCAAGAAGTAATGGTGAAACTGGTATGTATGAACAACATGAAATTACATTCATGGACGTTTCTCCAAAACAAATTGTTTCAGTTGCGACATCATCAATTCCTTTCTTAGAACATGATGATGCTTCACGTGCACTTATGGGTGCCAACATGCAACGTCAAGCTGTTCCGTTATTAGCTCCAGAATCTCCAATTGTGGGTACTGGTATTGAATACCGTGCGGCAAAAGATTCAGGTTGTGTAATTGTTACTAAAAATGCAGGTTATGTAACATATGCTGATGCTAAAAAGATTATTATCACTGAAGAACCAACAGATGTTGTTTCAATCGGTGGAAGAATTATTTATGAACCAAATAAAGAATTTAACTATATGATTGCTAAAGAATTACATGATTACGGTATGGCACCAGAATCAGAATATGAATTAATCCAATTCTTCCGTTCTAACCAAGACACATTAGTTTTACAAAAACCAATTGTAGTTGCTGGAGAATATGTTGAAGCTGGAGATATTATTGCTGATGGTCCATCAACTGATCAAGGTGAATTAGCATTAGGTAGAAACGTTACCGTGGCATTTATGACATGGGAAGGTTATAACTATGAAGATGCGATTATTATGTCAGAAGAATTAGTTAAAAATGACGTATATACTTCAATCCATATTGATGAATATGAAATTGAAACTCGTGAATTAAAAACTGGTACAGGTAAGGAAGAAATCACAAGAGAAATTCCTAACGTTGGACCAGATGCAATTAAGAATTTAGATGAAAAAGGTATTATCATACCAGGATCAGAAGTAAAAGAAGGAGATATTTTAGTAGGTAAAATTACTCCAAAAGGTATTTTTGAACCATCACCATCTGAAAAATTAATTCACGCTGTTATCGGTGAAAAATCAAGAGAATATAGAGATTCATCATTACGTGTTCCACACGGTGGTGGTGGAGTTGTTCAAAGTATTCGTTACTTCTCTAAGAAAAATGGAGATATCTTACCTTCAGGTGTAAACGAAACAATTCGTGTATACATCGCTAAGAAACGTAAAATCTCTGAAGGAGATAAAATGGCTGGACGTCATGGTAACAAAGGGGTTATTTCTAAAATACTTCCTAAAGAAGACATGCCTTACATGGAAGATGGAACAACTGTTGATATCATGTTAAACCCACTTGGGGTTCCTTCTCGTATGAACATTGGACAAATCTTAGAAATCCACTTAGGTATTTCAGCTAAGAGATTAGGTATTAAAGTTGCTACTCCAGTATTTGATGGTGTAGAAGACAAAGATTTAAAAGATATTATGGCTGAAGCTGGATTAGAACCAGATGGTAAAACAACACTTTATGATGGTAGAACCGGTGAACCTTATGAAAACAGAATCTCAGTAGGGGTTATGTACATGATTAAGTTATCACACATGGTTGATGATAAACTTCATGCAAGAAGTGTTGGGCCTTATACATTAGTTACACAACAACCAATGGGTGGTAAAGCTCAAAATGGTGGACAAAGATTCGGAGAAATGGAAGTTTGGGCATTATATGCTTATGGTGCTGCTCATACATTACAAGAAATGTTAACTGTTAAATCAGATGATATGATTGGTAGAAATAAAGTATATAGTGCAATTACTCATGGTAAACCAATTCCAAAAGCATCAATTCCAGAATCATTTAGAGTATTAACAAGAGAATTACAAGCACTAGGCTTATATGTAGAATTAGTTGATGCCGCAACAGGAGAAAACGAAGCTACAAAATCATTAGTAGATCAAAATAAAAAGGGAGGTCTACAGTAA
- a CDS encoding class I SAM-dependent methyltransferase, translating to MSHYFINDPSLKSDVKQYEINVNDVPLVFKTDSGVFSKEYLDFGTRVLLETITIKPHVKKVLDMGCGYGPIGTYIGKINNELDITMADINTKALELTKQNLKANNIKATVIESDLFSNIKEEYDLIITNPPIRTGKDNIFKLYEEAYKKLRPNGELWLVIQKKQGAPSTIKKLETLFNNCTIAEKKKGYYIIYSIK from the coding sequence ATGAGTCATTATTTTATAAATGATCCATCACTCAAAAGTGATGTAAAACAATATGAGATAAATGTTAATGATGTACCCTTAGTATTTAAAACAGATTCAGGTGTTTTTAGTAAAGAATATTTGGATTTTGGAACTAGAGTTTTATTAGAAACCATAACTATTAAACCTCATGTCAAAAAAGTATTAGACATGGGGTGTGGTTATGGACCAATAGGAACTTATATTGGTAAAATAAACAATGAGTTAGATATCACTATGGCTGATATTAATACTAAGGCGTTAGAATTAACAAAACAAAATCTTAAAGCAAACAATATAAAAGCAACCGTCATTGAAAGTGATCTTTTTTCTAACATAAAAGAAGAATATGATTTAATTATTACTAACCCACCAATAAGAACTGGTAAAGATAATATTTTTAAATTGTATGAAGAAGCTTATAAAAAGCTTAGACCAAATGGTGAGTTATGGCTGGTTATCCAAAAGAAACAAGGTGCACCATCCACCATTAAAAAGTTAGAAACCCTTTTTAACAACTGCACCATAGCAGAAAAGAAAAAAGGATACTATATCATTTACTCTATTAAATAA
- the rplL gene encoding 50S ribosomal protein L7/L12 produces the protein MAKLTKEVFVEALKEMTLLEIKELVDGLKEEFGIDPSAVAVAAPAAGAAAAEEKTEFTVVLKSFGGNKIAVIKVAREVTGLGLADAKALVETADAVIKENVKKEDADKIKAQFEEAGATIELK, from the coding sequence ATGGCTAAATTAACAAAAGAAGTTTTCGTAGAAGCATTAAAAGAAATGACTCTATTAGAAATTAAAGAATTAGTAGATGGATTAAAAGAAGAATTCGGTATCGACCCAAGTGCTGTAGCTGTTGCTGCACCTGCTGCTGGAGCTGCTGCTGCTGAAGAAAAAACAGAATTCACAGTAGTATTAAAGAGCTTCGGTGGAAACAAAATTGCTGTCATCAAAGTTGCTCGTGAAGTAACTGGTTTAGGATTAGCTGATGCTAAAGCATTAGTTGAAACTGCAGATGCTGTAATTAAAGAAAACGTCAAAAAAGAAGATGCAGACAAAATTAAAGCTCAATTCGAAGAAGCTGGAGCTACAATTGAACTTAAATAG
- the rplJ gene encoding 50S ribosomal protein L10 — translation MEKSVIQRKAAAVEQLTEKFNNAKTVVVFDYPGLTVSAFTQLRTQLRELGGDVKVYKNNIARRASIAAGFDGLVDTLVGAKAIAISYDDVVAPAKAVYEFSKDNKAVKIVSGVIEGKVASVDQINELATLPSREVMLTMLAAGLLTPVREVAIGLNMLVEEKE, via the coding sequence ATGGAAAAATCAGTTATCCAACGTAAAGCCGCAGCTGTTGAACAATTAACAGAAAAATTTAATAACGCAAAAACAGTAGTAGTTTTTGATTACCCAGGATTAACAGTTTCTGCATTCACTCAATTACGTACACAATTAAGAGAATTAGGCGGAGACGTTAAGGTATACAAAAACAATATCGCAAGAAGAGCATCAATCGCTGCAGGATTTGATGGACTTGTTGATACACTTGTTGGAGCAAAAGCAATCGCTATCAGTTATGATGATGTAGTTGCACCAGCTAAAGCAGTTTATGAATTTTCAAAAGATAACAAAGCAGTAAAAATCGTTTCTGGTGTAATTGAAGGTAAAGTTGCCTCAGTTGATCAAATAAACGAACTTGCAACATTACCATCAAGAGAAGTAATGTTAACAATGCTTGCAGCTGGATTATTAACACCAGTGCGAGAAGTAGCAATTGGCTTAAATATGCTAGTTGAAGAAAAAGAATAA